From one Vicia villosa cultivar HV-30 ecotype Madison, WI unplaced genomic scaffold, Vvil1.0 ctg.000233F_1_1, whole genome shotgun sequence genomic stretch:
- the LOC131625715 gene encoding uncharacterized protein At4g37920-like — protein sequence MELHTAIPPSRCSLPPSFFHSPPPPSTHSSPTKTSLPFSRFNFFTKLQTPTRGRGLRPCNYVASQEDNSNDVLDGNGMIPVCDKLIGVFLVDKPTPTDWRRLLAFSREWNNIMPHFFARCHDKAVSETNPAMKEKLLRLARKLKEINEDVQRHNDLLDVIRKDLSEISNIVSKRRKDFTNEFFEHLYAVTESYRDDAEKQNELAMLGETCLAAVQAYDNATESIEQINAAQLKFQDIINSPSLDAACRKIDSLAEKKKLDTTLVLMITKAWAAAKDSNMTKDEVKDILYHLYKTSVANLQRLVPKEIRIVKYIIQIEDPKEQLSVLNDAFTPGEELEGNNVDSLYTTPEKLHTWIKTVVDAYHLSKEGTLIREARDLMSPEIIEKLEKLMKVVERNFM from the exons ATGGAGTTGCACACAGCGATTCCACCGTCGCGTTGTTCACTTCCACCATCTTTCTTCCACTCTCCGCCACCTCCTTCAACCCATTCTTCACCAACCAAAACCTCACTCCCCTTTTCGCGCTTCAACTTCTTcaccaaacttcaaacaccaacAA GAGGAAGAGGCTTACGACCCTGTAACTATGTTGCTTCACAAGAAGATAATTCAAATGATGTGTTGGATGGTAACGGAATGATTCCTGTGTGTGATAAACTCATTGGTGTTTTCTTGGTTGATAAACCTACTCCAACTGATTGGAGAAGGTTGTTAGCTTTCAGTAGAGAATGGAACAATATTATGCCTCATTTCTTTGCACGATGTCATGATAAAGCAGTTTCTGAAACCAATCCTGCTATGAAGGAGAAACTTCTCCGTCTCGCAAGGAAGCTCAAAgag ATTAATGAGGACGTGCAGAGACACAATGATCTTCTGGATGTAATCAGAAAGGATCTGTCTGAAATTAGCAATATCGTCTCCAAGCGCAGGAAGGATTTTACTAATGAATTCTTTGAGCATCTTTACGCGGTGACTGAATCTTATCGCGATGATGCAGAAAAGCAAAATG AACTGGCAATGCTTGGGGAGACATGCTTGGCTGCTGTACAAGCCTATGATAATGCAACAGAAAGCATTGAACAGATAAATGCTGCACAGCTGAAATTCCAAGATATTATCAATTCTCCCTCACTTGATGCTGCCTGTAGGAAGATAGACAGTTTGgctgaaaaaaaaaaacttgatacGACATTGGTATTAATGATCACCAAGGCTTGGGCTGCTGCCAAAGATTCAAACATGACGAAAGATGAG GTAAAAGACATCCTCTATCATTTATACAAGACTTCAGTGGCAAATCTTCAGAGACTGGTTCCGAAAGAGATTCGGATAGTTAAGTATATTATTCAAATTGAGGACCCCAAGGAGCAATTGTCCGTCCTTAATGATGCTTTTACACCTGGAGAAGAACTTGAAGGAAACAATGTGGATAGTTTGTACAC gACACCAGAGAAACTTCACACTTGGATAAAGACTGTGGTGGATGCTTATCATTTGAGCAAAGAAGGTACACTCATTAGGGAAGCAAGGGATCTGATGAGTCCTGAGATCATCGAAAAATTGGAGAAATTGATGAAGGTTGTGGAAAGGAACTTCATGTGA